A single genomic interval of Amycolatopsis albispora harbors:
- a CDS encoding SAM-dependent methyltransferase, producing the protein MADSVDWAAAGVDITKPALARVYDYMLGGSLNFPADRAVGERLAKVGPFREMARLNRNFLRRAVRFCVEAGVRQFLDLGSGIPSSGNVHEVAQELDWSCRVVYVDNDPIAVAHSEILLADNPRATILRADLRDAAAVVAHPVTRSLLDFDHPVALFLLGVVQYIPDSADPAGLISSYADAVVPGSLLAMTHFTSQNMEDEMAAAVEYFAETASPITLRSAEQITGLLGGLEPVAPGVVLTAKWRPELGGPPAADPERSGHYAVVARKP; encoded by the coding sequence ATGGCGGATTCGGTGGATTGGGCGGCGGCCGGTGTCGACATCACCAAACCGGCGCTGGCCCGCGTATACGACTACATGCTGGGTGGCTCGCTGAACTTCCCGGCGGACCGCGCCGTCGGCGAACGCCTCGCCAAGGTGGGCCCGTTCCGTGAGATGGCCAGGCTCAACCGGAATTTCCTGCGTCGCGCGGTGCGGTTCTGCGTCGAGGCCGGCGTGCGCCAGTTCCTCGACCTTGGTTCTGGCATCCCGTCCTCCGGAAACGTGCACGAAGTCGCCCAGGAGTTGGACTGGTCGTGCCGAGTGGTCTACGTGGACAACGACCCGATCGCCGTGGCGCACAGCGAGATCCTGCTGGCCGACAACCCGCGCGCCACCATCCTGCGCGCCGACCTGCGCGACGCCGCCGCGGTCGTCGCGCACCCGGTGACCCGCTCACTGCTCGATTTCGACCATCCGGTCGCGCTCTTTCTGCTCGGTGTTGTCCAGTACATTCCGGATTCCGCCGATCCCGCCGGGCTGATTTCGAGTTATGCGGATGCGGTCGTGCCGGGAAGTCTGCTCGCGATGACCCATTTCACGTCGCAGAACATGGAAGACGAAATGGCCGCGGCGGTGGAGTATTTCGCCGAAACCGCATCGCCGATCACGCTGCGGTCCGCCGAGCAGATCACCGGCTTGCTGGGCGGCCTCGAACCGGTGGCGCCCGGCGTCGTGCTCACCGCGAAGTGGCGTCCCGAACTGGGCGGCCCGCCGGCAGCCGACCCCGAGCGTTCCGGCCACTACGCCGTCGTCGCGCGCAAGCCCTGA